In a genomic window of Gadus macrocephalus chromosome 9, ASM3116895v1:
- the slc25a44a gene encoding solute carrier family 25 member 44a — protein MQQKGTIQIIEWEDLDKRKFYSLGVFMTMTTRLTVYPASLIRTLLQVQRGKALYTGTLDAFCKILRAEGLRGLYRGFMVSTFTLVSGQAYITTYELVRKYASHYSPSNTVKSLVAGGAASLVAQTITVPIDVVSQQLMMQGQGEHLTRFKVKAPAAASSSSKRGRFSFGQTRDIVVQICAADGFRGFYRGYVASLLTYIPNSALWWPFYHFYSERLSNLAPSNCPELMVLAVAGPMAAATASTITNPMDVVRARVQVEGRSSVIDTFKQLLAEEGARGMTKGLSARIIAAMPTSVLIVVGYESLKRLSLRADLVESRHW, from the exons ATGCAGCAGAAAGGTACCATCCAGATCATCGAATGGGAGGACCTGGACAAGAGGAAGTTCTACTCCCTGGGGGTGTTCATGACCATGACCACCCGGCTCACGGTGTACCCCGCCAGCCTCATCCGCACCCTTCTGCAGGTGCAGAGGGGCAAGGCGCTGTACACGGGCACGCTGGACGCCTTCTGTAAGATCCTGCGCGCCGAAGGCCTGCGCGGCCTGTACCGCGGCTTCATGGTCAGTACCTTCACGCTGGTGTCGGGGCAGGCCTACATCACCACCTACGAGCTGGTGCGCAAGTACGCGTCGCATTACTCCCCCAGCAACACGGTCAAGTCCCTGGTGGCCGGGGGCGCGGCCTCGCTGGTGGCTCAGACCATCACGGTGCCCATCGACGTGGTGTCCCAGCAGCTGATGATGCAGGGCCAGGGCGAGCACCTGACCCGCTTCAAGGTCAAGGCGCCGGCCGCCGCCTCATCCTCGTCCAAACGGGGGCGCTTCTCCTTCGGGCAGACCCGGGACATCGTGGTGCAGATATGCGCCGCCGACGGGTTCCGCGGGTTCTACCGGGGCTACGTGGCATCGCTGCTCACCTACATCCCCAACAGTGCTCTCTGGTGGCCCTTCTATCACTTCTACAGCG AGCGCCTGTCGAACCTGGCGCCCAGCAACTGTCCTGAGCTGATGGTGCTGGCCGTAGCGGGACCAATGGCGgccgccaccgcctccaccatcaccaacccgATGGACGTGGTTCGTGCCAGAGTGCAG gtGGAGGGACGCTCCTCCGTCATTGACACCTTCAAGCAGCTACTGGCGGAGGAGGGGGCTCGGGGGATGACCAAGGGGCTGTCGGCCCGCATCATCGCCGCCATGCCCACCTCGGTGCTCATCGTGGTGGGCTACGAGTCCCTGAAGAGACTCAGCCTGAGGGCCGACCTGGTGGAGAGCCGGCACTGGTGA
- the skic8 gene encoding superkiller complex protein 8: protein MSTQYSILFKQEHAHDDAIWTAAWGRSEADGTDTIVTGSLDDMVKVWKWSDEKLELQWNLEGHQLGVVSVDISHDGAIAASSSLDAHIRLWDLDSGKQIKSMDAGPVDAWSVAFSPDSKHIATGSHHGKVNIFGVESGKKEYSLDTRGKFILSIAYSPDGKYLASGAIDGIINIFDIATGKLLHTLEGHAMPIRSLTFSPDSQLLVTASDDGYIKIYDVQHANLAGTLSGHASWVLSVAFSPDHAHFVSSSSDKSVKVWDTNSRVCVNTFFDHQDQVWSVKYNNTGSKIISAGDDRAIHIYDCPM from the exons ATGAGCACCCAG TACAGCATCCTGTTCAAGCAAGAACATG CGCATGACGATGCAATCTGGACGGCGGCATGGGGCCGTAGCGAGGCGGACGGCACAGATACCATCGTCACCGGCTCTCTGGACGACATGGTGAAGGTGTGGAAGTG GTCGGACGAGAAGCTGGAGCTCCAGTGGAACCTGGAGGGCCACCAGCTGGGCGTGGTCTCTGTGGACATCAGCCACGACGGGGCCATCGCCGCCTCCAGCTCCCTCGACGCCCACATCCGCCTCTGGGATCTGGACTCTGGCAAGCAGATCAAGTCCATGGACGCAGGCCCCG TCGACGCGTGGTCTGTGGCCTTCTCCCCGGACTCGAAACACATTGCCACGGGCAGCCACCATGGCAAGGTTAACATCTTCGGCGTGGAGAGCGGCAAAAAAGAGTACTCGCTGGACACCAGGGGAAAGTTTATCCTCAGCATTGCTTAC AGCCCAGATGGAAAATACCTGGCCAGTGGAGCCATAGATGGAATCATCAACATCTTCGACATCGCTACTGGCAAACTACTCCATACGCTGGAAG gtcATGCCATGCCCATCAGATCTCTCACCTTCTCCCCGGACTCCCAGCTGCTCGTCACCGCCTCCGATGACGGATACATCAAGATCTACGACGT ACAACACGCCAACCTGGCAGGCACTCTCAGTGGCCACGCCTCCTGGGTCCTCAGCGTGGCCTTCTCCCCTGACCACGCCCACTTTGTCTCCAG CTCGTCGGATAAGAGTGTGAAGGTTTGGGACACAAACTCCAGAGTGTGTGTCAACACTTTCTTCGACCATCAAGACCAG GTTTGGAGCGTCAAGTACAACAACACAGGCTCTAAGATCATCTCTGCAGGCGACGACCGCGCCATCCACATCTACGACTGCCCCATGTGA